The proteins below are encoded in one region of Bacteroides uniformis:
- a CDS encoding oligosaccharide flippase family protein: protein MRNNTVILIKNLAQRGLMHMFGANVFNKIISFSGTILLVRILSKGEYGVYAYVQNILSFFLLLNGLGVVSGLLQYGSVYRNSPLMYAFFKYGLRRGVIANIILAFGIGLFGLLFVKDSSTSILFVIISFIPVFTIIYEIFQIYNLVLRNNKFYSLYTSLNTVLVMGGTVVGAYFLGVKGIFAFTYIALLGCIGAGMVYLKRGGWIWCDARVVITKEEASEFNRFSLVSMFNNGVSFLVYIIDVFLIGVITEDMNVLASYKTATLIPFALTFIPSTIMTFVYPYFANHQNDKNWVRNHYMKLLKYCLGLNLCISLFLIFFSKLIVQICFGKEYLDCVSIFIVLAIGYFFTASLRIPGGNVLASLGKIKVNFYITVAMGLFNIIADVVLIYWMGSIGAAISTLSVFLLSGLVSNLYLYRYLLSK, encoded by the coding sequence ATGCGTAATAATACGGTAATTCTTATTAAGAATTTGGCACAACGTGGCTTGATGCATATGTTTGGTGCGAATGTCTTTAATAAAATCATTTCTTTTTCAGGAACTATTTTGTTAGTCCGCATTTTATCAAAGGGAGAATATGGGGTATATGCTTATGTCCAAAATATTTTGTCTTTTTTTTTGTTATTGAACGGTTTGGGAGTCGTTTCAGGGTTGTTGCAATATGGTTCAGTGTATAGGAATTCTCCTTTGATGTACGCATTTTTTAAATACGGTTTAAGAAGGGGAGTGATCGCAAATATTATATTGGCTTTTGGAATCGGATTATTTGGTTTGTTATTTGTCAAAGATTCTTCTACAAGTATTTTATTTGTGATTATTTCTTTTATACCTGTCTTTACAATTATTTATGAGATTTTCCAAATTTATAATTTAGTACTTCGAAATAACAAATTTTATTCTTTATATACTTCTTTGAATACAGTATTGGTTATGGGAGGGACTGTAGTTGGAGCATATTTTTTAGGTGTGAAGGGAATTTTTGCTTTTACTTATATTGCTTTGTTAGGTTGTATTGGGGCAGGAATGGTTTATTTAAAAAGAGGTGGGTGGATATGGTGTGATGCAAGAGTTGTAATAACAAAGGAGGAGGCATCAGAGTTTAATCGTTTTTCATTAGTTTCAATGTTCAATAATGGGGTATCATTTTTGGTTTATATTATTGATGTTTTTCTTATTGGGGTTATTACTGAAGATATGAATGTTCTAGCATCTTATAAGACAGCTACACTTATCCCTTTTGCTTTGACGTTTATTCCTTCGACTATAATGACGTTTGTTTATCCTTACTTTGCCAATCATCAAAATGATAAGAATTGGGTGCGCAACCATTATATGAAATTACTAAAATATTGTTTGGGATTAAATTTGTGTATTTCTCTTTTTCTTATTTTTTTCTCAAAGTTGATTGTTCAGATTTGTTTTGGCAAAGAGTATTTGGACTGCGTATCCATATTTATTGTTTTGGCGATCGGTTATTTCTTTACAGCCTCTTTGCGGATTCCAGGAGGAAATGTATTGGCTTCTTTAGGGAAAATTAAAGTGAATTTTTATATTACGGTTGCTATGGGGCTTTTTAATATCATAGCAGATGTGGTTCTAATATATTGGATGGGAAGTATCGGGGCGGCAATAAGTACGTTGTCGGTGTTTTTATTGTCTGGTCTTGTGTCTAATCTTTATTTGTACAGATATTTGTTGTCAAAGTAA
- a CDS encoding glycosyltransferase family 4 protein, which translates to MNILLINHYAGSPDLGMEFRPYYMAKEWQKAGHHVRIVGGSFSHLRKKQPCEYREIVDNVEYCWIPVNRYKGNGVGRIFSMFLFVFKLYHYFVEYLRNFEPDIVIASSTYPLDIYPAYKIAKHYHAKLIYEVHDLWPLSPMELGGYSKKHPFIQIMQKAENDCYRYVDTVVSMLPKAEEHMREHGLGKGKFHYVPNGIVLSDWNNPKGIPEEHGLLLSRFQKEGKFIVGFAGAHGIANSLYAVIDAVSSLAEQNVVLVLVGGGQEKENLIKYAHKKEIVNVYFLPTIDKLAIPNLLKEMDVLYIGLQKQSLFRFGISPNKMFDYMMAAKPIIQAIDAGNNLVGEADCGIDVEPDNVGEISKAILALKSMPEEERRRLGENGKKFVLSNHTYQVLGKRFFDIMNNLIKK; encoded by the coding sequence ATGAATATTCTTCTTATTAATCATTATGCAGGTAGTCCTGATTTAGGCATGGAATTTCGTCCTTATTATATGGCTAAGGAGTGGCAGAAAGCAGGACATCATGTGCGAATTGTAGGAGGTTCTTTTTCGCATTTAAGAAAAAAACAACCTTGTGAGTATAGAGAAATCGTAGATAATGTTGAATATTGTTGGATTCCGGTTAATCGATATAAAGGGAATGGAGTAGGAAGGATTTTTTCCATGTTTTTGTTTGTATTCAAACTTTACCATTATTTTGTAGAGTATTTAAGGAATTTTGAACCTGACATTGTAATAGCGTCTTCTACTTATCCTTTAGATATTTATCCTGCTTATAAAATAGCCAAGCATTATCATGCAAAACTCATTTATGAAGTACATGATTTATGGCCATTATCCCCCATGGAACTAGGTGGATATTCTAAAAAGCACCCCTTTATCCAAATTATGCAAAAGGCAGAGAATGACTGTTATAGATATGTAGATACTGTCGTTTCCATGTTACCTAAGGCTGAGGAGCACATGAGAGAGCATGGATTGGGAAAAGGTAAATTTCATTATGTACCTAATGGCATTGTTTTATCTGATTGGAATAACCCTAAGGGGATTCCGGAAGAACATGGCTTATTATTGAGTAGATTTCAGAAAGAAGGAAAGTTTATAGTTGGTTTTGCCGGTGCTCATGGTATTGCAAATTCATTGTATGCTGTGATTGATGCGGTTTCGTCTCTCGCGGAGCAAAATGTGGTACTTGTTTTAGTCGGTGGAGGACAGGAAAAAGAAAATTTGATAAAATATGCACATAAGAAAGAAATTGTAAATGTTTACTTTCTTCCAACTATCGATAAATTGGCGATACCTAATTTGCTGAAAGAAATGGATGTGCTTTATATAGGCTTGCAAAAGCAGTCTTTATTTCGTTTTGGCATAAGTCCCAATAAAATGTTTGATTATATGATGGCTGCAAAACCAATTATACAGGCAATAGATGCCGGGAACAATTTGGTTGGAGAGGCTGATTGTGGCATTGATGTCGAACCGGATAACGTCGGTGAAATTAGTAAGGCTATTTTGGCGTTAAAATCCATGCCAGAAGAAGAAAGAAGAAGATTAGGAGAGAATGGTAAAAAATTTGTTCTCTCGAATCATACTTATCAAGTGTTGGGAAAGCGTTTTTTCGATATAATGAATAATCTTATAAAGAAATGA
- a CDS encoding glycosyltransferase: MEKSIQRMIFHIPMRINRERASASSIRPVKMIEAFERLGYEVILIEGNASQRKKRIKEIKHNIRKGVTYDFLYSESSTMPTLLTEKHHCPTHPFLDFSFFSFCRKHGIKIGLFYRDIYWKFELYGSSIKKNIAKYFYRYDLLRYKQLVDVLYLPSTKMLDYIPIKLNMPVFALPSGLNVDFLQENLTHKDKKLSLLYVGGIGGVYDLKQFVKAVGNIPEVHLTICCRKDDWEREKTQYGILPLNVRIVHGTKEEVKKMFSQTDLFCILINPVEYLNFAVPYKLFESLGYGCPLLGTNHTMTGDFISEKKIGYTCNYTAKDIEKQLLFILDNKTDLVLLREQVKQIALEHTWEKRCLTVIESLHS, from the coding sequence ATGGAGAAGAGTATACAGAGGATGATTTTTCATATTCCCATGAGAATTAATCGGGAACGGGCTTCTGCAAGTTCAATTCGTCCTGTCAAGATGATTGAAGCATTTGAAAGATTAGGTTACGAAGTCATATTAATTGAAGGAAATGCTTCTCAACGTAAAAAACGAATAAAAGAAATAAAACACAATATTAGAAAAGGTGTAACTTATGATTTCTTGTATAGCGAATCCTCGACAATGCCAACTTTATTGACTGAAAAGCATCATTGTCCTACTCACCCCTTTTTAGATTTCTCTTTTTTTTCATTTTGTAGAAAACACGGAATTAAAATTGGCTTATTTTATCGGGATATTTATTGGAAATTTGAACTTTATGGCTCCTCTATAAAAAAAAATATCGCCAAATATTTTTATCGCTATGATTTGTTGAGATATAAGCAATTGGTTGATGTATTATATCTTCCCTCAACAAAGATGCTTGATTATATTCCTATAAAATTGAATATGCCTGTTTTTGCTTTACCATCGGGATTAAACGTTGATTTTTTGCAAGAAAACCTTACTCACAAGGACAAGAAATTGAGTTTGTTATATGTTGGAGGTATTGGAGGAGTATATGACTTGAAACAATTCGTAAAAGCTGTTGGTAATATTCCTGAAGTTCATCTAACAATATGTTGTAGGAAAGATGATTGGGAGAGGGAAAAAACACAATATGGGATACTTCCTTTAAATGTTCGAATAGTGCATGGTACAAAAGAAGAAGTTAAAAAAATGTTTTCCCAAACAGATTTGTTTTGTATATTAATAAATCCTGTGGAATATTTAAATTTTGCAGTTCCTTATAAATTGTTTGAATCATTGGGATATGGTTGTCCACTATTAGGAACTAATCATACGATGACAGGAGATTTTATATCTGAAAAAAAAATAGGTTATACTTGTAATTATACGGCAAAAGATATAGAAAAACAGCTTTTGTTTATACTGGATAATAAGACAGATCTTGTTTTGCTTAGAGAACAGGTAAAACAAATAGCTTTAGAGCATACGTGGGAAAAACGATGTTTGACTGTGATTGAAAGTCTACATTCATAG
- a CDS encoding O-antigen polysaccharide polymerase Wzy family protein: MRRIRTAYLFFFLFLGLFSFVIGLLYQVYLFSLGAIFSVWILSMIYAIADLNKRYVFALFNVTFFTFLLSRLFISPIFGELQSEEGLNFSSPQIINHILFSLYLSLFFLFVGFYMFQDKRIVWFKQKERTKYASDIVKFRKKLFLPFLYVCAVAACCINIEKMLFVLSNSYLSYYTDFSSRLPHFIGFIGSSFNLFFFLYLSTMPSKRELKYPFLVFLLINTLSLGYGQRNGVVLAFCFLIAYLILRNTVNSGGKVWFGKREYIICGIITPFALSFLLAFGYIRNELDHESKNIFDSAISFFQGQGVSVNVIGYAKECEGTYPETNISYTFGPIIQELKHNPVSNFFGLFPFYKSQELEAVYHNNNFGATITYLVDPQRFLGGGGLGSSYIAEAWVDFGYVGIIVVNFVFGILLSQLHKWFRQGGFIAVMGMLMFSGLLYAPRGSVSDCIYPIINFRNAFLLVFIYLILKTFYKNKKKWRRVYRG, translated from the coding sequence ATGCGGAGAATACGAACGGCATATCTTTTCTTTTTCTTATTTCTCGGGCTTTTCAGTTTCGTAATAGGTTTATTGTATCAAGTGTATCTTTTTTCATTAGGAGCTATATTTTCGGTTTGGATATTAAGTATGATCTATGCAATAGCAGACCTAAATAAACGATATGTATTTGCTCTGTTTAATGTTACATTTTTTACTTTTTTATTGAGTAGATTGTTTATTTCTCCCATTTTCGGTGAATTACAGTCAGAAGAAGGATTAAATTTTAGTTCTCCGCAGATTATAAATCATATTTTGTTTTCCCTGTATTTAAGTTTATTTTTTTTATTTGTTGGATTCTATATGTTTCAAGATAAGCGGATTGTGTGGTTTAAGCAAAAAGAAAGGACTAAGTATGCTTCGGACATTGTAAAATTCCGGAAAAAACTGTTTTTGCCTTTTCTTTATGTATGTGCAGTTGCTGCTTGTTGTATCAATATTGAAAAAATGTTGTTTGTTCTGTCTAATTCTTATTTGAGTTATTATACAGATTTCAGTTCTAGACTTCCTCATTTCATTGGGTTTATAGGTAGTTCATTTAATTTGTTTTTTTTCTTGTATTTATCGACTATGCCTTCGAAACGGGAATTGAAATATCCTTTTTTAGTATTTCTATTAATTAATACTTTATCATTAGGGTACGGACAGCGTAACGGAGTCGTTTTAGCATTTTGCTTTTTGATTGCTTATTTGATTCTGAGAAATACGGTAAATTCTGGTGGTAAGGTATGGTTTGGCAAACGTGAATATATTATTTGTGGTATAATAACTCCTTTTGCCCTTTCTTTTTTACTTGCGTTCGGGTATATACGAAATGAGCTAGATCATGAATCAAAAAATATTTTTGATTCGGCAATTAGTTTTTTTCAAGGTCAAGGGGTTAGTGTAAATGTCATCGGTTATGCAAAAGAGTGTGAGGGGACGTATCCTGAAACGAATATCAGTTATACATTCGGACCTATTATACAGGAGCTTAAACATAATCCTGTTAGCAATTTTTTCGGGTTGTTTCCTTTTTATAAGTCACAGGAATTAGAAGCTGTTTATCATAATAATAATTTTGGAGCAACGATTACTTATTTGGTAGATCCTCAACGTTTTTTAGGTGGAGGTGGGTTGGGAAGTTCATATATAGCAGAGGCATGGGTTGATTTTGGATATGTCGGAATTATTGTGGTGAATTTTGTATTCGGAATCCTTTTGTCACAGTTGCATAAATGGTTTAGACAGGGTGGTTTTATTGCCGTGATGGGGATGCTAATGTTTTCAGGGTTATTATATGCTCCACGTGGATCAGTATCGGATTGTATATATCCGATTATAAATTTTAGAAATGCATTTTTGCTTGTTTTCATTTATTTAATATTGAAAACGTTTTATAAAAATAAAAAGAAATGGAGAAGAGTATACAGAGGATGA
- a CDS encoding glycosyltransferase — MKTVYLFTNTFPYGINSETFIEEEMRVAGNLGLHIVVLPLHRKKVCRCVPSNVEICNSLADTSFIKKIYIACLMLFSLHFWKMLWIKDRPRSPNEFYQGIKYLYGSFWISSFLSSHKYIFKQGSVFYSYWFNHTPLGLGWRIKKDEYYRDFVLYTRAHRYDVYERQIGSYIPYRKEALAYLKGVFCVAKEGKIFLQKCYPNYAEKIFLSHLGVSTKEQYNKKVKKVADISFISCSSLTAVKRVDFIFKRINSFCVAHPQLCISWTHIGGGPLLRELQALIENKSKNLNVILTGYISNSDVKQLYMMNDFDLFVNMSLSEGIPVSIMEAISFGIPIIATNVGGNAEIVNDETGVLIPVNIDQAAFNETVSDIMNKMDILKISTILCYQNEFNADKNYHCFYNQITL; from the coding sequence ATGAAAACGGTTTATTTGTTTACTAATACTTTTCCTTATGGAATAAACTCAGAAACTTTCATAGAGGAAGAGATGCGCGTCGCTGGAAATTTGGGATTACATATTGTCGTATTGCCTCTTCATCGAAAGAAGGTTTGTCGGTGTGTACCTTCAAATGTCGAAATTTGTAATTCATTGGCTGATACGAGTTTTATAAAGAAAATATATATCGCTTGTTTGATGCTATTTAGTCTGCATTTTTGGAAAATGTTATGGATTAAAGATAGACCACGTTCTCCCAATGAATTTTATCAAGGAATTAAGTATCTGTATGGTTCTTTTTGGATAAGCTCTTTTTTATCATCTCATAAATATATTTTTAAACAAGGTAGTGTTTTTTATAGTTACTGGTTTAATCATACACCTTTGGGATTAGGTTGGAGAATAAAGAAAGATGAGTATTATCGAGATTTTGTGCTTTACACTCGTGCTCATAGATATGATGTTTATGAGCGACAAATAGGTTCTTATATTCCTTATAGAAAAGAAGCGTTGGCCTATTTAAAAGGAGTGTTTTGTGTAGCGAAAGAAGGTAAGATATTTTTGCAAAAATGTTATCCAAATTATGCTGAAAAGATATTTTTAAGTCATTTGGGAGTATCGACAAAAGAACAGTATAATAAGAAAGTAAAGAAAGTGGCAGATATTTCTTTTATTTCATGCTCAAGTTTGACTGCTGTCAAACGGGTGGATTTCATTTTTAAACGAATAAATTCTTTTTGTGTAGCTCATCCGCAGCTTTGTATCAGTTGGACTCATATTGGGGGCGGACCATTATTGAGGGAATTACAGGCTTTAATAGAGAATAAATCGAAAAACCTGAATGTAATATTGACTGGTTATATCAGTAATTCGGATGTAAAACAATTGTATATGATGAATGATTTTGATTTGTTTGTTAATATGAGTTTATCAGAGGGGATTCCGGTTTCAATTATGGAAGCTATCAGTTTTGGGATTCCTATTATTGCTACAAATGTAGGAGGAAATGCTGAAATAGTAAATGATGAAACTGGTGTCTTAATACCAGTTAATATTGATCAGGCTGCTTTTAATGAAACAGTTTCGGATATTATGAATAAGATGGATATTCTGAAAATATCTACTATTTTATGTTATCAGAATGAGTTTAATGCAGACAAAAACTACCATTGCTTTTATAATCAAATTACTTTATGA